One segment of Myotis daubentonii chromosome 11, mMyoDau2.1, whole genome shotgun sequence DNA contains the following:
- the ZNF483 gene encoding zinc finger protein 483 has protein sequence MPGMRRSAPGARRSAGSARGGPLAAHPRGAPPSAGPGLGRGQLLAAGPKLPSESAAAVTLRAPTRRNTPVRARDVDGLGQGEPGSESAGGSPALRLPPNFSAPAPGADSVPSEPGAASRPGPGAPGPFPPWARSGALITLNVCTVLIRLQAVIPVNKMTAVSSEPHTLASDEQNKDLRMDTPGEEDAVLGGNTPDPESLRQRFRWFCYSEEAGPRKALNRLWELCLQWLRPDIHTKEQILELLVFEQFLSILPGEIRIWVKSQRPENSEKVVTLIEDLTQTLEGKEVSQDSVISQEENLKEDTTVSVLPNTESGEPMTFKDIAVNFSRGEWKKLEPFQKEIYKEVLLETCRHLEFLGFPVTKLDVISQLPWVEPGLLEKEVPKGSIPECEPRGELEKSVQNQDVLMDESTLEKTIDSYFMCGDYGLMGESSKRGRLEKGRSNKECSKVAGTQKKTHGRGSKGEEFDSEKGPSASNAKETSDLVKHLRVYLRKKSRKYNECKKRFSFHSDLVMNRKEHTGEKPRKRKEGRKVLSHSSSLTKHQKHPKIYMGTKPQKCSNCGIDFTQSLSLVKRRKTPICEKCRKSKYQDTTSNKDEGTETGEKSPKCSRCGKSFDYSTTLSKQQKLYLGGKPSMCYDCGKAFSKSVSFTPRRRAHSGEKPFKCDDCGKGFTLTAHLIKHQRIHTGEKPYKCKECGRPFSDNSSLIQHQRIHTGEKPYTCNDCGKSFSHSSSLSKHQRIHTGEKPYKCTECGKAFRQNSCLTRHQRIHTGEKPYLCNDCGMTFSHFTSVIYHQRLHSGEKPYKCSQCEKAFPTHSLLSRHQRIHTGVKPYKCKECGKSFSQSSSLNEHYRTHTGEKPYECDYCGATFSRSSILVEHLKIHTGRKEYECKECKKTFKSNSGLIRHRGFHSGE, from the exons ATGCCGGGGATGCGGCGCTCGGCCCCCGGAGCGAGGCGTTCGGCCGGCTCGGCCCGAGGAGGACCGCTCGCTGCCCACCCGCGAGGGGCCCCTCCGAGCGCGGGCCCGGGGCTCGGGCGGGGGCAGCTCCTCGCCGCGGGGCCGAAGCTGCCTTCCGAGAGCGCGGCGGCTGTCACGTTGCGGGCCCCGACCCGGAGAAACACGCCTGTCCGAGCAAGAGACGTGGACGGACTCGGGCAAGGGGAGCCGGGCTCGGAGTCGGCGGGAGGAAGCCCCGCCCTGCGCCTCCCGCCGAACTTCTCGGCCCCGGCGCCGGGCGCTGACTCAGTCCCGAGCGAGCCCGGCGCCGCCAGCCGCCCCGGACCGGGCGCCCCGGGCCCCTTCCCCCCTTGGGCGCGATCGGGT GCCCTCATCACACTTAATGTATGCACAGTTCTAATACG ACTGCAAGCAGTAATACCCGTGAACAAGATGACGGCCGTCTCCTCAGAGCCTCACACTCTGGCTTCAGATGAACAAAACAAGGACCTGAGAATGGATACACCTGGGGAGGAAGACGCTGTCCTGGGAGGAAACACTCCTGACCCGGAGTCTCTCAGACAGAGGTTCCGGTGGTTTTGTTACTCAGAAGAGGCTGGACCCAGAAAAGCCCTGAATCGGCTCTGGGAGCTCTGCCTTCAGTGGCTGAGGCCAGACATCCACACGAAAGAACAGATTTTAGAGCTTTTGGTGTTTGAGCAATTCCTGTCCATTTTGCCCGGGGAGATCAGGATTTGGGTAAAATCACAACGTCCTGAGAATAGTGAGAAAGTGGTGACCTTAATAGAGGATTTGACCCAAACGCTTGAAGGAAAGGAAG tTTCTCAAGATTCTGTTATTTCCCAAGAGGAGAACCTTAAAGAAGATACAACGGTTTCTGTCCTTCCAAATACTGAGTCCGGG GAACCCATGACATTCAAGGATATAGCTGTGAATTTTTCCAGAGGAGAGTGGAAGAAGCTGGAACCTTTTCAAAAGGAGATCTATAAGGAAGTGCTACTGGAGACCTGTAGGCACCTAGAATTTCTGG GCTTTCCAGTTACCAAATTAGATGTGATTTCCCAGCTACCGTGGGTTGAACCAGGGCTTCTGGAAAAAGAAGTCCCAAAAGGCTCCATACCAG AGTGTGAACCTAGAGGTGAATTGGAGAAATCTGTTCAAAATCAAGATGTTCTTATGGACGAATCGACTTTAGAAAAAACAATAGATAGCTACTTCATGTGTGGTGATTATGGCTTGATGGGAGAATCCTCCAAACGCGGCAGATTAGAGAAGGGCCGTAGCAATAAGGAATGTTCGAAAGTAGCAGGCACACAAAAGAAAACTCATGGGAGAGGCAGTAAGGGTGAGGAATTTGACTCAGAAAAGGGCCCCTCTGCAAGTAATGCCAAGGAAACTTCGGATTTAGTTAAGCATCTGAGAGTCTACTTACGGAAGAAATCTCGGAAGTATAATGAATGCAAGAAACGCTTTAGTTTTCATTCAGACCTTGTTATGAACCGCAAAGagcacactggagagaagccacgGAAACGTAAGGAAGGCAGGAAAGTCTTAAGTCACTCTTCATCTCTTACTAAACATCAGAAACATCCGAAAATTTATATGGGTACCAAGCCCCAGAAGTGCAGTAACTGTGGGATAGACTTCACTCAAAGCTTATCCCTTGTTAAGAGACGAAAAACCCCTATATGTGAGAAATGTCGGAAAAGTAAATATCAGGATACAACCTCGAATAAAGATGAGGGAACAGAGACTGGAGAAAAATCCCCTAAATGTAGCAGATGTGGAAAATCCTTTGATTATAGTACCACATTGAGCAAACAGCAGAAACTTTACCTTGGTGGAAAACCCTCTATGTGCTATGATTGTGGGAAAGCTTTCAGTAAGAGTGTATCCTTCACACCCCGTCGTAGAGCTCATAGTGGAGAGAAACCCTTCAAATGTGATGATTGTGGAAAAGGTTtcaccctaactgcccacctCATTAAACATCAGCgaattcatactggagaaaaaccctataaatgtaaagaatgtgggaGACCCTTTAGTGACAATTCATCTCTTATTCAACATCAGCgaattcatactggagaaaaacccTATACATGTAATGACTGTGGCAAATCCTTTAGTCATAGCTCATCCCTTTCCAagcatcagagaattcatactggagagaaaccctataaatgtaCTGAATGTGGAAAAGCCTTTAGACAGAATTCTTGCCTTACccgacatcagagaattcatactggagaaaaaccatACCTGTGTAATGATTGTGGAATGACTTTCAGCCATTTTACATCTGTAATTTATCATCAGCGACTTCATTCAGGAGAAAAACCCTACAAATGTAGTCAGTGTGAGAAAGCCTTCCCTACCCATTCTCTCCTTAGTCGTCATCAGCGAATTCATACTGGTGtgaaaccttataaatgtaaagaatgtggaaAATCCTTCAGTCAGAGCTCATCACTTAATGAACATTATCGCactcatactggagagaaaccctatgaatgtgaCTATTGTGGAGCAACCTTTAGTAGAAGCTCAATCCTTGTAGAGCACCTAAAAATTCATACTGGAAGGAAAGaatatgaatgtaaggaatgtaaGAAGACATTCAAAAGTAATTCAGGCCTCATCAGACATCGGGGATTTCACTCTGGAGAGTAA